ATCAGGTCCTTTTTTGCCGTTTTagacacacaaaaaaaaaaaaaaggttgtttTGGTCAAAAGCGTTAGCAATTTCATTCGTAGAATCATGTATATACCAACCCAATATTTCCTAACGATGAATTgaatggctttttttttttcttcttcttctcccgtTTATTTATTTAAAGGAAAATTTTACAAGGTCAAAATTTAAGAATCAGAATGAAAGACTTCACAGTTGTTTGATTAATGTCTCTTTATCAACAGCTAAGAGTGTTGCCTATTTATTTATACTAGTGCAAATTTGCTGGAATAGTTGATATATGAACAcgtcatgctaggatcattgaGTGAAGTCATCAAGGAATGTGTCTTCCAGCTCACATATTGGCGGCTACATTGCCTTTGTCCTTTGAGAGAAGTAATGTATGGTTTGTAAACTGCCCAAAGGAAATTAATTATGCTGTTGAAAATGATTTAATTACAATTGATAACTTTTTCCTCTCAAAAACTCGAAAGAAAAGGAATGTGACTTACAGGAACCAAAACTGCGTAATAAGTACTTAAAAAAAGCAGGTCGGCTGCTTCTAGTTCTAGACTTCTAGGTGGGAAAGTTGGAAGCAGTCCACGAATGTAGGGTTCTAAGTTCTCAAGCAATGTGGACAACGTCCTTATCCTCAACATGTATGGCCTCTCTCAGTCATCTCTATGGCAGAAAAAAAGTGTatttaattttcttgaattgcaaATTAAAAGGTATATACAGAGTCTAATTATTTtacagtcttttttttttaaaaaaaatattgcaCAAATAGAAAGAAATTGAATAttctaaaaaagtgttttttttttcctacaactttcattcttttaaAAGGTTGAAAGTATTTTATATTGTCAATAAATACGACGAAACAACAAAAAGATGCCATGTATCACATGCTTgcttttcctaatttcttacTTATTAGTAATTTTCAAGATTTCAGCCATATTTCAAGATTTTGAGGTTCCAATTTCACCTTTTCTGTCCTCTGCCTcgtataaaagaaaaaaaaaatagggaaACAGCAGCAACAAATTTGACCCTTTTTCTCCAAAATgtaataatgatgatgatggtgATGATTATTACCAATAGCCATTGTGCATCCCACCACCTTTGAATTGTTTAGTTAACTAGTCCCAGCATATGCCTAGCTGCCAACCCTGCCTCAGAAGAAGGAGATGTTGGTCAACTATTCAATCATGACATATTTCCTTGTTCACATTTTTCACATAAAAATGCAATAAAATGGCAATTATTCATTGTGATTGCATCTTGCACAACCGGATAAAAGATGGACATTAGAGCTTAAACCTTTAGTTAGCTgactctgtcaaatttcattcGTACTAAAATCAGTTGATTAAAATTATGATGTGCTGTGTTGTTGCATAATATAGACAGAGACACGAGACATGGGACCAAACTATAAAGCATTAATCCAAGAGTTTAAAGGTATTCTGCGAGAAATTGAAGTTACAGTGCACCAACCTAGAAATTGCCTGGGGCGTACAAAGCAACGTTGTGCACCAGTAATTGTTGGGGTTGGAACCATTGGGTATTGGCCTGCCTGTGTCATTTTGCCTTGATCCATTATCAAAGCCAGCATTAAAAAATTCCAGGCTGCAGCTTTGCAGGCAGACTAATTATCGTTGGCTTCAATGTACGTTTCACCTAACTATATTCTCCTTTACCATTTCCCTGTCAGCTGATTCAGTCTTGGAGAATTCAATTCAGCATTGCAACAGATGCATCATCTGACCACCTTCTTTCATTCTTCCCATCAGACTTTtccatccaagtacaactttGATTCTATCTTGGTCAAGACTTGCAAAGCCTTCCAAACTCAAGGGTCCCGCCATTCTTTCTAGATCCTAGGTACTGAGTACACCTCCCTGTTTTCTGACCAAATCTCAGTTTATACCTCGTTTTCTTGATTGCAAAATAGTATCTTTCTACATGATATTTTGAGTCTCTAACTGGGTTCAATGTTTATGAACGTTCTCCTGTTTGATTGTAATTCACAAGTCAactgctcctttttttttttttttttttttttggtattattaAGGCTTTTGCTGATTGAATCTTGCTGTGCTATCAGAAATCCAGAATTGACTGAttagaaaggaaaagaatgggGATGTGCTTTAGCCAAGAAAAACCAACAGTCTCCAAGGCCAATGGTGGTGTCGATGGAATGTATATTTCTGGGACACAGCAAAAACCTGTTCAGCACACAAAATCACCAGCTACTAATAGCCAAATGCCCTTTAAGCCACCTCCAAGCCCCAGACCAGTTCACAGGCCAGATACAATATTGAGGAAGCCGTATGAAGATATTAAATTGCACTACACACTGGGGAAGGAATTAGGCAGGGGTCAATTTGGTGTCACATATCTGTGCACGGATATTGAAACTGGAAGACAATATGCTTGCAAGTCCATATCAAAGAAGAAGCTTGTTACCAAAGGTGACAAGGAGGATATGAGACGAGAGATTCAGATTATGCAGCATTTAAGTGGACAGCCAAACATAGTTGAATTTAAGGGTGCTTATGAGGATAAGCATTCAGTTCACCTTGTGATGGAGTTGTGTGCTGGTGGAGAGCTTTTTGATCGAATTATTGCCAAGGGACACTACAGTGAAAAAGCTGCAGCTTCAATCTGCAGGGCTATTGTCAATGTTGTTCATGTCTGCCATTTTATGGGTGTGATGCACCGTGATCTTAAGCCTGAGAACTTCTTACTGTCAGACAAGAGTGAAAATGCGGCCTTGAAAGCAACAGACTTTGGGTTGTCGGTATTTATAGAAGAAGGTATCTTTCTCATTCTCAGTTCTCACGTAATTCAGAAATGTATGCCAGCTTTTCCTATGAACTTTAAGATATACGTGCGCTCTTGGAGTATTAGAATATAATATGTGGACCACTTAGCCAACATTTTGAAGTTGAGTTCCCAGTTTTTCTAGCTTAAAAAGTGCAAAATATGTATCCTAAAGATTGAGGAAATGGTCCATGAATACTGAATTTACTTGAATGTTAATCTTCGAAATGTATATGCTGGTTCAGATATGACATAGATTTAAAATGCTCTTAGTTCCTTTCATATTTCCTAGCAAACTTCCAGTCATTAGATTCGTTACAGACTGTAAAATAGTCGATAAGTTAGATTCGTGTTTGGTTCAAGACAGTGCTTCAAAGATAAGCTTGTAGCAGATTATAGAGTTCTGTAGCTACGTGTAGTTTTAGTTGCAAAAAATGCTGCTTATTTGCCTGGAATGTGTTTAAAGCATGAAATTAAGGCTTTATCAAACCATGAGAAGCTCCTTTTCACAAGACATCGAGGTACTGCAACTTAAGACATCATCATCAAGTGCACCTTGATCACAGATATCAGTGACGAGGCTTTTATTTACACAAAAGTGTTCCTTACAACTGATGCTGCCATTAAGCGAACTAGTGTTTGCaattcatgattttcttggtGTTTTCCATCATAATCTTATCAGTTAAACCGAGTCTGAACCTTTCTGTAGGCAAAGTCTACAAGGATGTAGCTGGGAGTGCTTATTATGTTGCACCTGAAGTTTTAAGGCGTAGGTATGGGAAGGAAGCTGACATTTGGAGTGCTGGAGTCATGCTGTATATATTACTCAGTGGTGTGCCACCCTTTTGGGCAGGTAAAGCAAACAAAGTTGCCTTCTTTTCTAGTTCTAAATATGTAATAACGTTTCTTATTATTCTTCTCTTGGTACCATTTGCCGATTAATGTAATTAatcttttcatgaaatttgcATGACAGAAACTGAGAAGGGTATATTTGATGCTGTTTTAAGGGGACATATTGACTTTGACAGTCAACCTTGGCCATCAATCTCAAGTAGCGCTAAGGACCTTGTCCGCAAGATGCTAACACAAGACCCCAAGAAACGAATTACAGCTGCTCAAGTACTTGGTATGCCTAAGAATGACCTGAGTCCTTCACTAAAATCCTTACAGTTGCAGAATATACCCTTTTTGTTTATTGTTGTCTGAGAGATGAGGTCATATACTTGCTAGTTGCTAACTTAGGAACATATCTCCTTAGTCAAAGCCTCACAACCTTTTTATGGTTCTTTTTCCACTTCAAACTGCCTAAAGTTTCTGTATCCACTGGCATCTCGAAGTAGTCAAGATTTATCTAAATGTTAGAAGTTATTTCTCCTGGTTTTAGCCTAATAGTTGATGATTCGTAGCTTGGTAGACTAGATCTGAAAGAAGTTATTTAGTGAATAAGCTTAAGATGGTCAAACATTGGAGCATTTTAAATTTGTTCTGAAACCTAGCAAGACATTTACATTTAACTGAAAGCATCTCAGAAAAGCACTTTTCTACTTCCACAAGCATGTTTCTCCTTATTCTTTTATGAAATGGATGGATTATCACTATGCAGTTCTCCAGTAATTCTTTCTTAATGGTAAGAATTCTTTGTGCTGGTAATATACTCATGCTACAATTCTGGCGTCAGCATCctgtacctacaaaatttcatatGTTCAAATTTTGTGCTAATCCAGATTTTGTGCTTTTTTGACTGAACAGAGCACCCATGGATGAGAGAAGGAGAAGCATCAGACAAACCAATAGACAGTGCAGTCCTTTCCAGAATGAAGCAATTCAGAGCAAtgaacaaactcaaaaaattggCTCTAAAGGTATGATCATTATTCAAGAACTTAGATGTCAGCCCATAATAGCACACGTTTAAAATAGACATGAATCAGAGTGACTGTTAAAACCATCATATATAAGCCCAATATCTTCTCTTTAGCTTGTAAATCTTATCATTCACAGAACCTGGTTAAGTTGCTCCAGGAACACCAAGTTCCTAGGAGGATGTTGCAAAAAAGATAGATTGCAGGTAAAAGCTATCATAGAAGAGCCCAACTCTCTCATCAAGTTTGCTCAACTTACCTTCTGAGAAACCTGACTTTGGCATTAGAATGAGAGATATTGCTTAGTCCGCACCTTTCTGAACACCAGCTAAGCTGAGTAATACATTGCCCATAACCATCAAACAGAGGGAATTGGGAGGGGCCAACTATAGAAGCTGTTGTACTGATGAGACACCCCCCAAGTGATACTGAGCAAGTCAGTTTATGGGCACCATCATTTATTACCATATTCAGCCAAATTATGGGTAAACCTGTTCCAGAAGACTTTCCGCTGCTGTGGGATTTCAGAAACTCAGTAGAAAGGCTATTCCAGTGATCAAATTCTAAATCCTCCTAACTCACTCTAAGCAACTTACTAATGTGCCAATGCCAATGTACATGGTAAATTCTGGCACATTCATCTTACAAACCAGAATTGATTGTTGGTTGATTTAAAATCATATTCCAGGTCATTGCAGAAAGTCTCTCTGCAGAAGAAATCCAAGGGCTGAAAGCAATGTTTCAAAATATGGACACTGACAACAGTGGCACAATCACATGTGAAGAACTAAAGAGTGGACTTGCTCGACTTGGGTCAAAACTCACAGAGGCAGAAGTTAAACAGTTAATGGAAGCTGTAAGTTCAGTAGAGCTCTTCCTTCATGCTATGCTATAATATCCTGAAACTAATTGCTATTATGCCAACTGTCAGGCTGATGTTGATGGAAATGGGACAATAGACTACATTGAGTTCATTACTGCTACAATGCACAAGCACAAACTAGAAAGAGAAGAAAACCTTTATACAGCATTCCAGTATTTTGATAAAGATAATAGTGGGTAAGTTCCAACGGTAAGATGCCATCTGAATTAGGCATCATCTCTTAAGAGTGTTGTTGATGCACTAACTATTGCACAGTCGTAAACCCATGATTTTCTTTCTATGCTGTTTTAGGTTCATTACGAGAGATGAGTTAGAAACTGCTATGAAAGATTATGGAATGGGTGACCCAGCCACCATAAAGGAGATAATATCTGAAGTGGATACAGATAATGTGAGTATTCTTCTTCCTTCGTTGCAGGTCTCTAAAGACTTTTGATCATGTTTGCCCGCTCACCAAGTACTGCATTTTTTATGCCGTCAATATTCCAGGATGGAAGAATCAATTATGAAGAGTTCTGCACAATGATGAGAAGTGGTACAAAACAGCCAAACAAGCTCTTCTAGTTCAAAGCTCCAAGATCTTAAGCTTTATGACTCGGGGTTAAATCTTCTTCTCGGTCACAAATTACATTACTAAGTCGAGCAGCAGCTGTCCAGCAGGCTTTCAGTTTGGAAATTTAAAGTATAGCATTTGTTTTGTGATTTGTTCCAGCTCAGTTGTTGCTCTTTCTGCTGTTTCCTCAGTATCTATCCAGCCTTTTTTTAAACAACCTTCCTTTGGATGTCTGGAGGAGGGGGGAAAATCTGGATGTCTAAACCTAGCATTTAATCCCCTCTTCTTTTTTGATTTATTctttaaatgaaaaaaatgaaaatagtcTTCCGTAATAACACCGTTATGCATTCTGCATGGGGATTACGTTGTGCATTTTACATACCGCGTAACTTTATTTGCACATGACGTAACTTTATTTGCACAACGTGTAATTTTAGAACAAATTTTTGTAAGTCTCACACACGTTATTAAAAATGAAATACAGGAAGTGATCTGAACCGTACAATTTTTTTGAGTCAAATCCTGACCGTACACTGTTCAGAGACGTCCTTCTGATAATAACTGTCCCTGCCCCGTCTCCTCCGCATGAGAAAGGCGGATCTGCTCCTTACTGTAAATCCATCCTCTCTCCATTACACTCCTTTGACTTGCAACCGCCTGTTAGCTCATAAAAGCCATGGGTCAACAAGTTTCAGATGTCATGTGCTCTCGTCGGCAACTGCCAAAAAAACCTCAACTGCCAAGAACAACAGATGCAAAAGGCAGTCTCAGCCAGGATGCGAGAACCACCTCTACAAACCAAGTTATCTTAATCTTGTCCACCAAAACTCACTCTACCAAAATTCCTCCCAGCCACCAAACATCCCCACAAATAAATGAACATCCTCCAGTGACGAGTGAACGCATGACGCATCTAACCGTAGTTCTCTGTGATGTATTCTGAAGTCGTCACCAAACTTGAATGCCACTCAGATGACAGCTTAAGGCCACAAAGAGTATCTTAGATTTGGAAATCGGTTTAATCCAATATATTATCCCTCGATCTTTGAAGGAATCATCATATATACCAATTAGAAATCAAAGCAACGATTTGACGCATTTACAATGACAATATTAAAAGATTAAAgcaaatacacaagtaaataTATCAATTATACCTTTATTACTGAAAAATAAGAAGGTAGTCTTACAAACCGCTTTTTGTCCCATGACATTATCAAATGAAAGAGAACCAACACCAACTAACGCGAATAGTTCCCACTATCCACACAAACACTAACACGAATATTATAATAGGCAATCCTCAGATGCCACACACCAATGCAAAATACTGCTACTATATATTATTTTCTTCAGACAAGATGATCATAATAATCCTTAAAAACCATGAATCTTGATCTGGTCTTTCTTGACAATTCCAGCAGTCACAAGGAACTGAGAAGCATTCTTGCGCTGATCACCTTGAAGTTGAATGACTTTGCCTAGCTCTTTGTCTTGCACCACATTCCCGTTGCAACAGAACTCTTTCTTAAGATCCTTCAGTATCTTCTCCAAGCTGAAATCTTTTTTCAGCCCCTGAATAGTTGTCAAGCACTTTTTACCATTCCTTTGTTGAACACGGATATGAACATACTCTTTGGCACCAGGGGCACCTGAGTCCTTATCCTCGGTGAATGGATCAAAAGCAGCTGGGATTTGGATGTCTAGATCAACCATGTATTTGTTGGATTGGAACTCGAAAACTTTCTGAGATCAGAAAGCGGAAATATCGGCACTAAAGCTGTAGACAAAGAACAAATATCTGTCAGCATCCAAGAACTTtactttgtaaatcaaaatgacaaaaaagaaagaaagagaaagaaactaAATCGGTACATCTGATTAATCATAAAAGCTCGCATAGCTCATAATTATAGTCCAAGAATGtaactacaaatacaaaagCAACCCCCATATATCTTGATATCTGTCATTAGTTAATCCAGAGGTCATAGTATCCTGAATTCAGCTTCCAAAAATTTTTATGTAGAAAAACGAAGACGGGAACATAAGCCCACATGTATATTAACAAATCCTTAACGACCCTAGTACCTCATGCTACCATGAACCCAACATCTTTTATCAACCTACCGATCAAATTCAAAAGGGTCACAGCCTATACTAACGTAGCAAAATCTCATCATGGATTGAATTTCACAAACAAACCAGCACCTTCCCCACCAACTAAAAATTTTTTTCATGTATCAACAAGCGCAGCACCCACGGGCTACCATCAGGCCCCATAATAAAACTAAGAAAAGCATCGCATCGTGttcaaagacaaaaaaaaaatggaaaataacctataattttaaaataaggAGATCGAGTCTTcaattaaaaggaaaaagaaaaaaagatcaACACTTTAACAACCGGAAGAGGAAAGCGGGAGAAGCGGGCAGAAAACTAACCTCTTAAACGAAGACCGGAAAGAAAGCGAACGCGTATAAAAGCCGTAGAAGAAATTATGGAAGGAAGACAAGGGATGAGTGGGTATTTATAGGGAGGAAGGAGGCGGTGGGAGATGGGTGGGTCTTTAATTTTGTAGCCACACGAACTTAATTGTGGTTGGGTTTATTCTGACCCGGTTTAGCCTCCCTCATGTCATGCATCACTAGTTTTGCAATTAATGTGGATTTCCATTTATATCCAGATGCTTAACAGATACTActacgtatatatatataaaccttAGATGAAGGCGAAGGGGAGTGGGGAGGACATTAGATCGTGGGGGGGCGGCTGGGCAATTTGGGGAATTTGCAGCTACAGAGATCGCGTAGAATCAACGCACTGGAGCCAGCCGTGACGACAACGCAGAAAGAGATTTGTGGAAGTTGAATCACCATGGTGGGGTAAGTGTTTGTGTGGGCAACGCGGTGTTGATGCCTCATGGAAAGACTCCTGATTCATCACGGGCTCTGGGTCATTGTTGGTGGGAAGGATCCAGATGGACCAGGACACCGCCCACAACATCTATGGCTTCATTTTCGGTCAAATCATAACTCTTACTGTTACTCTTCTTATTTGAGAGGGAATTTCACCTCtcaataaatatatatatatatatatataagggaatTGGGTTATTACACGCCTTTTAAATTTTATTACAACTTATTATTTTAGGACGAGAATCCaagtaaattaagaaaattaaaagaagAGAATCTTACTTCTAAATCAAAGGATATGATGCAtcctttataaaaaaaaaaaaaaaaaaaagagaggaggaGGGTCTAAttgaattaaaagaggtcaaaaaAAAGAGGATTTCACTTCTAAACTAAAAAATATACAACATGCACATCCTCTAAAGTTTGAAGGCAGAGGTTTAGAGATTTAAATTCGTAACCAAATCTGCATCAAGTGGGGGCTAACTCATCGAACGGGAAGTTTGTTCCGCAGCTTCTTTTGAACACGGTGGATTTTCCCATGTTGTTTTTTATGTACACCTGACAGGCCATTTGGGGCAGCCATCCCATCATAATCCTATCCAATCCTGCCGTGCCCTTGTACCCTTTCCCTGTCTTTTCGACATCCACAAGTCTTAGCACTCGTCTGGCGGCGTTTTCTTTTCTaatattttcttatttaaaaaaataaaaataaaaggatcaattaaaaaaggttaaaaaattgtaccaatacaattaaaatataatatttgtctaacaatagtttgaaatatgataGAATATGTATATTATTCAAAAATTACCTTTTTTCGGAAGATAGATCctgaaaaaataatagaaatttatattagaaaatgaatcatATATGAATAACAATAAATGTAATTAaatgttgttaaaatgaaatacttgcaaatattatgcattcgatttgataatcttgcaCGAAGGTGCGAACACTCTTCAcaccaatcaacttttagtacgaaatccaaaattggtgatttaattaattctgttgaattttgtggaatgcgtactacaaatgaaaatgcatgatCTTTGCATGAATTGATTCGTTGGTTGAACAACCTATCACCATTGTCCTGAGAATTAAGTACgtgcaaaattcaaaattagtgtattttgtttacatagtttataaatagcattataaaaaaataaacatatatcaagaaatTCTACCTTCCTTTATAATTCTCTGAGATAAGAAGCATCACAACCAAATACGA
Above is a genomic segment from Coffea eugenioides isolate CCC68of chromosome 5, Ceug_1.0, whole genome shotgun sequence containing:
- the LOC113770028 gene encoding protein translation factor SUI1 homolog, with the translated sequence MVDLDIQIPAAFDPFTEDKDSGAPGAKEYVHIRVQQRNGKKCLTTIQGLKKDFSLEKILKDLKKEFCCNGNVVQDKELGKVIQLQGDQRKNASQFLVTAGIVKKDQIKIHGF
- the LOC113770027 gene encoding calcium-dependent protein kinase 2; translated protein: MGMCFSQEKPTVSKANGGVDGMYISGTQQKPVQHTKSPATNSQMPFKPPPSPRPVHRPDTILRKPYEDIKLHYTLGKELGRGQFGVTYLCTDIETGRQYACKSISKKKLVTKGDKEDMRREIQIMQHLSGQPNIVEFKGAYEDKHSVHLVMELCAGGELFDRIIAKGHYSEKAAASICRAIVNVVHVCHFMGVMHRDLKPENFLLSDKSENAALKATDFGLSVFIEEGKVYKDVAGSAYYVAPEVLRRRYGKEADIWSAGVMLYILLSGVPPFWAETEKGIFDAVLRGHIDFDSQPWPSISSSAKDLVRKMLTQDPKKRITAAQVLEHPWMREGEASDKPIDSAVLSRMKQFRAMNKLKKLALKVIAESLSAEEIQGLKAMFQNMDTDNSGTITCEELKSGLARLGSKLTEAEVKQLMEAADVDGNGTIDYIEFITATMHKHKLEREENLYTAFQYFDKDNSGFITRDELETAMKDYGMGDPATIKEIISEVDTDNDGRINYEEFCTMMRSGTKQPNKLF